AATATTTGCATAACTCTGATATTGTCGCTTAGTATATAATGCCTAGAAGTCTTGAACATAATGGTGTAGCTGAACGGCGCAATTGCACACTCATGGAGATGAAATGAAATATGATGGGTAGTTCTAAACTGTCTGAATACTTATGGGGtgatgcaattaaaaaaataacttatatATTGAACCGTGTATCTAGTAAATCAATGCCGAAAATACTTTTTGATTTGTGGATGAGGAGGAAACCAAGCTTGAATCACTTTCGAGTTTGGGGTGTCTTGCAgaggtgaaatttttttaatccttctTAGAAGAAGAGTGAACTCAAGACTACTAGATGAGACTTTATTGGATACTTTGCTTATTCAAAAGGGTATATGTTCTATTATCCTACTCGTGACACTATAATTGTTGAATCCCAAATTGTCAAAATCCTAGAACTAGATGTTATTGAAGAGAGTTATtctcaatcttttgaaaggGAATAACCAAATAAAACGGTTTCTATTCCATTGTCCATCTTGAATGATGATTTCATGTGAGGGTCTTGTAAAGTAGAAATTCAGCAAGAAGCAGATACTAGAGATATGACGATAGATCTTCCCATTACAAATGAAATTCCCTCGACAAATTATGAGACTCTAGAAATGCCCGTGCAAAGATCACAGTGACAAAGAAGATCGACACCTCTAAATGATTATCACGTCTATCTTGGAAAAGctgattttgacattggaaaTGTAGTTGATCCAGCAACCTAAGCTCTTAATAGTGATCAGGCAGATGAATGGTTAGGAGCGATAAAGGATGGGATGATTTCCATGTCAACTAATCAAGTATGCGAATTTGTTGATTTACCTGATAGGCATAAACCGATCAGCTacaaatgggtattcaaaaccaagaaagacaaaaaatgcAACATAGAAATATTCAAGGCAAGGGTAGTCATAAAGGGGTACACACAAAGATAATGCATTGATTATACTATGGTCTTTTCTCTAGTGTCCACTAAAGACTCTTTTCAGATAATCATGGCATTGGTGACTCATTTTGATTTAAAgcttcatcaaatggatgtcaataCAATCTTTCTAAATGGAGATCtcgatgaagaaatatatatgcaACAATTTAAAGGGTTTAAATAAGCTAGAAATGAACATATAGTGTGCAAATTTTAGAGGTCTATCTATGGTCTCAAATAAGCATCACGTCAATGGTACTTAAAATTTCACAAGATTGTGAGATTGTTTGGTTTTGAGGAAAACAAGTTTGATCAATGTATTTATATGAAAGTAAGTGGggtaaatatattttcttagtaCTTTATATGTAGATGGCATTTTGATTGCTAGTAAAGATGTTGGTCTATTGAATGACATAAAAAGATTTTTATCTACAAAGTTTGATATAAAGATCTTAGGAAGCCTCCTTTGTTTTACGTATTGAGATTCATCGCGACAAAGCTAAGAAGGTTATGGGGTTATCTCAAAAAAGTTATATAGATTGTGTTttgaaaagattcaatatgcaaaCATGTAAGTTAGGTGAAGCTCCTATTGTGTAAACTGAGCATAGAACAATACTCCAAGAatgatgttgaaaaagaagTAATGAAGATATTCCATATGTTAGTACTGTTGATAGTCTTATGTATGCACAAATATGTACCAAATATGATATTGTTTTTGCTGTGAATACTCTTGGAAGATATCTATCAAATCTAGGTCATGAACATTGGGTTGCAGCTAAAAAGGTGATGAGATATCTCCAACGAACAAAAGATTTCATGCTCGTGTATAGCAGAGCAGAGGACCTAAAGGTgattcaatattcagatgttgATTTTGTTAGCTGTTCGAATAATAGAAAATCAACTTCtggatttatttttatgatgacTGGAGGTGCTATTTCTTGGAAGAGCACAAAATAAATGTTGATTACAAACTCTACAATGTATGTTGAATTTGTAACGTATTACGGCGCGTCAATTCAAGCTATTTAGCTTAGAAATTTGATCTCAAAATTGTGAGTTGTGAACTTTATTGCCAAACCTATGGTGATCTACTATGACAATACAACAACTGtgttttattctaaaaatgatAAGATCAGTAATGCGTCCAAACACATgaagatcaaatattatactgttaagGACTTGGTAAAAAATGGAGACATTGTGATCAAGAAAATTAGAACTAAGTCCACGTTGGCTGATCCTTTGCTTacgacccattttgtttaaagaacatgtaaagaatatgaacgttttagatttttttttatttcttttattagtgTGAGCTATATATTTTGTATTTcttgatattatatttatatgtaAATTGATAATACTTTCATGATGTCTATGAAAGCATTTATTCTCAATGATTATTATTGTAATTGTTATCATTTCTCTTATTGACTGAAAAATGAAAGTATAAAACAgcatctttaaacaaattttagtttaaagatgactggATGTCACTAATTATGAAATCTCATGTTGAATTGTGACATAATTGTgtaatttcatgttgtttagaaattgcgctGATGTAATTTCATGTCGTTGAGAAAATATATTGAGGACCGATAATAAATAGTATATATTTTGATCACACGTGAGCACTATTTCTTACTATACTACTAGgtccatgatccatgaaaatataatgcttattatatgtgattatggaaagTCGTGTGTTGCGGTATattcttaacacattgatctccATAGTCCTATAATGAGGTTATatagaattgaattggttttgagatgccgttattggaatattttttatttttattttaaagttgtggccacattaaaacaaaattttcagttattaaccTAATAGTgttgttttcaatataaaatatttttcaaaataaaaataagttaattaatgtaacctaatgggagaatgttggaaatttcctataatatgggcttacattaattaattgattttctattttaactAATCGAGTTAATtaatattccaatatttgttaaaccatTGAGTAATCttattgaattgggttttgacatctattaataacgggcCTAGTCGAGCAGCAAaatgtaggcaattgtgtttaactaaaACACGTAATAGGAGGGGCCTAGTTGACTCTCTattaattagggtttgctaggtccctCTCTAACCTATAAAAGAGTAAATTATGTCTATCAATTACTTAGTCTCATTAAAAGTTACTTTATTAAAATAGGTCATACAAAGGAAGATTCGGCATTTCAAAAGATTTCTGATTAAACAgactaatctatttttctttaagtAAAGCAATGGCTTAAACATGTATGTTTAATTCCGTTGTGCATATAATTTTTGGTGTTTTACAAACATATATGGATCTGATTgttcttgattaattaattatttatatggATAATACTTCTACAAATGGCCCTGCCACTAGGGTCGTCACTCTCCTCGACAATCTCGAGGTTGCCGAACTTGGCAATCACATCAAGCAAGTTCAAATCCCGCTCAGGGCTCACGTCCCGTTAGACCTCGGGTTGGTGGTAAGGGAATCGATCTCCACGTGATTGCCACGGCTTCGACTCAACCCTGGCCATGGCCCGAGTGAGCCTGGTTGTCGAAGTTGCTGAATCAGAGGCAAGGCTAAGCCGGCTCGACGATGTCAAGGCCAAAATACATGTCGTTGTCCCACTTGACATGGGGAGGGGTGAAAAACCCTAGAATGAGGAGATGCCTTTGATGATGCGGTGCCACCTCCCACTTTCTTTAACCCTCTTCCTCTTGATGCCTAGCTTTGGATGCAAGGAATGTTTATGGTACTAAGAAGATCATGCTAATCTTACCGGAGATGCTCCCCCCTCCAAGCTTCTAAAGGTTGTGCCATTTAGTACTAAAGGAGAAATGGAGAgagtttttgtgatatttttctTATGTTTTGTTTGCCACATTTGAAAGGCATGGAATTTGTTCCCCTTCTAGTTGCAAAGAAATCACACATTCGATTGTTGGTATCGGAAATCACATTAGACTCAAAGTTGCTCCTATTGAGCCATCTGTCGTCGTCCCCATTTCATAAAAGAGTGTTTCTTCTTTTAATGCATTTCTGAAATGAAAGTAcgttgcatttttccaatcttgTTAGTGTCAGAATtgttatttgaattttgaagacTACAAGAAGTTGTATTTGACTCCATGAGACTTTAAAAAAGTTAACTCAAATGCATGCAAACACGCTAGCATTGGAAGTTTAAGTAGTAAATCACGCATTCTTCTATGATGAAAAGGGATGCCTCCATGTAATTCATACCTACTCTTGAGTACGAGTAGAAAACCCCATCACAATTGTTGAGTAGTAGGACTTGATTTGACTACTATCTGCTTTTCAATTAGTGTTTTCAATTTCAATCGACCAACTACCTCACTCTTATGCTTGAGAAGACAAATCAAGACTTCCATCAATACATCATCAACAAAGGATGAAACATACATTGCCCCACTCTTTGTCGGAACTTGACGGGTCCCTATAAGTTTGAGTGTATGCAGCTTATAATCTAGTGAACTTTCATGTTAAACTTCACTCTTTGCTGACTAACCATGTCATGGTGTTTACAAAATTTAGCTTCTTAGTCTATGACCCCCTAGTAAAGCCCTTCGAGTTATAACAATCATCTCCATCTCACTCACATGTCTAAGTCTCTTATGTTACAACTATGTCATGTCCTAATCAAAAGTCTCGAAGAATCAAATGAACCATTATCGCCATTCCCTAGAGTCGATACAATTTGCAATCTATCTTCCCAAATTGGCaactttattttttccaattttcataatatttgaATGGTTACCGGATGCACCCCTAGTATCAATCGCCATTGATTCAAGCCCAATGATATCACTCTCATTTGAATTTTGCAACCCATGAGGCCTCTCTTTTTCATTCCGGAGGTTGATCCTAGGATGAAAATGACACTTTAACTctctttattttgagaaaattaaataatttaattttttttaaaaatgaccaTTTACAGAAAATATGTTCAATATTCacgaaataaataattatttcaagaaatacaaataatcattttgagaaaaatatttttaaatcagtCATCTTCCACgaaataaatagaaatcttCATGATGAATCAAGAAAGAAAcataagaaacaagaaaatatgTACGTAAATCTCATAAAAAGACACAGGGGCCATTAGACATAGAGGATTAGGGGCGTGAAGGCAAAGCGGGCGCGAAGTCGTCCATGTCCATCCCCGTCCCCACCCCCCATGAGGCCCAAAAGGCTTTTTCCATTGGCCCCTCGAAAATTTATGGATTGCGGACTTTACCCGCTCTACTCAAGGGATTAGGGGTGGAGTCGGAGAGTCTTAGATCCGGGATTCGATTATCATGAGCACTATACAAACTTGTACATAAAAGTGACAAATGAGaccaaaggtaaaaaaaaggatgaattGGCATCTCTACTAAAACTACTATTGCTTAACCAAACTGATAAAATTGCTAACAATAGTTGTATGTATACCAAGTCTTACATGATAAGATAAATACACATCTTGGTCAACAGCGACAAAACTTCTCAAGTTTACGTAATCTGAATGAGGTATTGTACTCTTATGTCTTCTCTTATATTAGTCTTCAATTTTGTGGccagctatttttttttatactattcTTGCGTCATTTGCGAGTGATTTATGGTTGCGCATTCAACACTGATCTCACGTCATGACCGAGTGATTGTATGTTCATCTCATTAGTATTGGTTGGCCTAATTCCAAGATATTAAAAACATCAAAGCCCTAACAATGCTTGTTTTATGTACAGAACATGAGTTAATCCCAGCGACTAAGTGAACGAACCACAGTGTGAGTTTCGAATCGATGataaaatttccaaatcaaGAACATACTGTTGACTTGACTAATGTCTATTAtcatataaacaaaataattacTGTCGATGGTACCCCGCGACCCGTAGCAAAATTGCAAGAAAGTATGGCAATGAATTTAATGAACAGGTCAAACTCTAGGATTCACAGTGGGTAATCAGTCCCTTTTAAAAGACAACtgcatcactttttttttttctttttttttgaccaCACTTGATATAGCTTTCAGAAAAAGGGACTGATTACCCACTGTGAATATAGTTTTCAGAAAAAGTTGACTAATGAATGTAGCAGCACGCCCATTGCTCGGTCAAGATTTTGAAGACAGAAACCTAATTAAATTACTCATTGCAAATCACGACTAATTTCGAAGTAACGAGGCCTGATTCGACCGTGACTGAGAGACTGAATCAACTACGCAAGTGGCCACTTATAAAGCAACAACTCAACATACATTTATATAAAAGAGTACGCCTGTGACCTTCCATGGCGTTTTCTCCGGTTCATACGTTGATCAGACCCAGCCTCCTCCAAAATTTTCAGACATTTAGCAAGATCCGGACACGAAAAATGGGTTTTCTTCTGAGTTTAACCTTGGAAATTGTCAACCTGCCGTTCCCGGAGAATGTCTCCTTAACCTGTGGATTCACAACCTGAAGCAGAGATGAGGTCTTGATGGAGGACAAGAAAGCGAACTGGATCGCTTGCTCATCGGTTCTTGCTCTGATCGTCGTGATCATCGTCGCCCACGCAACTCTCCGGCTTTCCAAGGCCTTTTACCTCGTTCTTGGTGTGGATGTCGCGTTGATCCTCTCGGTCTTCGCCTGGCTCGCGGTGAGGAGACACTACAACCGCCGCCGGATACTGCTTGAGTCACGCTTGGCCGAGGGCCGTGAGCTGAGGCTCGAGTACAGTTTCCTCCGCAAAGTCGCCGGCGTCCCAACCAAGTTCCGGTACAAGGAGATCGAGGAAGCGACCGATGGATTCCAGGCCCTGGTGGGCCGGGGCGCTTCTGCGACGGTCTTCAAAGGGATCCTGAGCGATGGCACGGCGGTGGCGGTCAAACGCATTGACGGCCAGGAGCGTGGCGAGAGGGAGTTCCGGTCAGAAGTCTCCGCAATTGCGAGCGTGCAGCATGTGAACCTCGTGCGCCTGATCGGCTATTGCTGCGTCCCTGCTGGGCCACGCTTCTTGATCTACGAGTTCATCCAGAATGGTTCGCTGGATCGCTGGATTTTCCCCAAGTCGGAGCGGCGGAGTCGGCCTGGAGGCTGCTTGTCGTGGGACCACAGGTGTCGGGTGGCTCTCGATGTGGCCAAGGCACTTTCATACCTCCACCATGATTGCCGGTCTCGCATCCTACACCTTGACGTCAAGCCTGAGAACATACTTATCAATGAGAATTACCGGGCTGTCGTCGCTGATTTCGGCTTATCAAAATTGATGGGGAAAGACGAAAGCCGGGTTGTTACTACTATTAGAGGGACAAGAGGGTACTTGGCCCCAGAGTGGCTATTGGAGCACGGAATCTCCGAGAAGTCGGACATCTATAGCTACGGGATGGTCCTGCTCGAGATCATCGGAGGGCAGAGGAACGTGTGCTTGACTGACAAAAGAAACAGCCGG
This genomic stretch from Eucalyptus grandis isolate ANBG69807.140 chromosome 3, ASM1654582v1, whole genome shotgun sequence harbors:
- the LOC104436650 gene encoding probable receptor-like protein kinase At5g20050, which codes for MEDKKANWIACSSVLALIVVIIVAHATLRLSKAFYLVLGVDVALILSVFAWLAVRRHYNRRRILLESRLAEGRELRLEYSFLRKVAGVPTKFRYKEIEEATDGFQALVGRGASATVFKGILSDGTAVAVKRIDGQERGEREFRSEVSAIASVQHVNLVRLIGYCCVPAGPRFLIYEFIQNGSLDRWIFPKSERRSRPGGCLSWDHRCRVALDVAKALSYLHHDCRSRILHLDVKPENILINENYRAVVADFGLSKLMGKDESRVVTTIRGTRGYLAPEWLLEHGISEKSDIYSYGMVLLEIIGGQRNVCLTDKRNSRSGRKWQYFPKIVADKLREGRLMEVVDRRLLEDGSIDEREVKRLVFVALWCIQERARLRPSMARVVEMLEGRVAVNEPPETAMIVVDLLSIDEQERGDPNCPTIATLAAHNVESNVASSSCSFALSVLSPR